In Tripterygium wilfordii isolate XIE 37 chromosome 15, ASM1340144v1, whole genome shotgun sequence, one DNA window encodes the following:
- the LOC120015978 gene encoding betaine aldehyde dehydrogenase 1, chloroplastic-like: MATTIPNRQLFIDGAWREPVLKKRIPVVNPATEQIIGDIAAGTAEDVGLAVEAARRAFTRNKGKDWSSASGAVRAKYLRAIAAKVTERKSELAKFEAIDCGKPLDEAAWDIDDVAGCFEYYADLAEGLDAKQKAPISLPMEAFKSYVLKEPLGVVGLITPWNYPLLMATWKVAPALAAGCTAVLKPSELASVTCLELAEICREVGLPSGVLNIITGLGPEAGAPLAAHPNVDKIAFTGSSVTGSKIMTAAAQMVKPVSLELGGKSPIVVFEDIDLDKAAEWTAFGCFWTNGQICSATSRLIVHEKIAEEFLDKLVKWCKNIKISDPLEEGCRMGPVVSGGQYEKICKFISTAKSEGATILCGGARPKHLTKGYFIEPTIITNVTNSMQIWREEVFGPVLCVKTFSTEDEAIELANNTHYGLGAAVISNDLERCDRVSKAFQAGIVWINCSQPCFCQAPWGGNKRSGFGRELGEWGLDNYLSVKQVTRYVSDEPWGWYQSPSKL, translated from the exons ATGGCTACCACGATCCCTAACCGACAGCTGTTCATCGACGGTGCGTGGAGAGAGCCTGTGCTGAAGAAACGCATCCCTGTCGTCAACCCCGCAACCGAACAAATTATAG GAGATATAGCTGCTGGCACTGCCGAAGATGTTGGGCTTGCAGTGGAAGCTGCACGGAGAGCATTCACTAGGAATAAAGGGAAAGATTGGTCCTCTGCATCTGGGGCCGTGCGTGCAAAGTACTTGCGAGCTATTGCTGCTAAG GTAACAGAGAGAAAGTCTGAACTAGCAAAATTTGAAGCGATTGATTGTGGGAAACCACTTGATGAAGCAGCATGGGACATA GATGATGTGGCTGGATGCTTTGAGTACTATGCAGATCTTGCTGAAGGTTTAGATGCAAAGCAAAAGGCTCCTATTTCTCTTCCTATGGAGGCATTTAAGAGTTATGTTCTTAAGGAACCCCTTGGAGTCGTTGGGTTGATCACTCCATG GAATTACCCATTATTGATGGCCACGTGGAAAGTAGCTCCTGCCCTGGCTGCTGGTTGTACTGCAGTTCTGAAGCCATCTGAATTGGCATCTGT GACCTGTTTGGAACTGGCTGAGATATGCAGGGAGGTTGGTCTTCCTTCCGGCGTTCTCAACATCATCACTGGATTGGGCCCTGAAGCTGGTGCTCCTTTGGCAGCACATCCCAATGTTGACAAg ATTGCATTTACTGGAAGTTCTGTTACTGGGAGCAAGATAATGACAGCTGCGGCTCAAATGGTCAAG CCTGTTTCTCTGGAGCTTGGTGGGAAGAGTCCCATTGTTGTGTTTGAGGATATTGATCTTGATAAGG CTGCTGAGTGGACTGCCTTTGGGTGTTTTTGGACAAATGGTCAGATCTGCAGCGCAACATCCCGTCTTATTGTGCAT GAAAAAATTGCTGAAGAGTTTTTAGACAAGCTTGTGAAATGGTgtaaaaacattaaaatttcAGATCCCTTGGAGGAAGGTTGCAGGATGGGCCCCGTCGTTAGTGGTGGACAA TATGAGAAAATATGTAAGTTCATCTCAACTGCTAAGAGTGAAGGTGCCACCATTTTGTGCGGTGGAGCTCGTCCCAAG CATTTGACAAAGGGATACTTCATTGAACCAACCATTATTACAAATGTTACGAACTCCATGCAAATCTGGAGGGAAGAAGTTTTTGGACCAGTTTTATGTGTGAAAACATTTAGTACTGAAGATGAAGCCATTGAATTGGCTAACAATACCCA TTATGGTTTAGGTGCCGCTGTTATATCAAATGATCTAGAAAGGTGTGACCGCGTAAGCAAG GCATTTCAGGCAGGCATTGTGTGGATCAATTGCTCACAGCCATGCTTCTGTCAAGCTCCATGGGGAGGCAACAAACGTAGTGGTTTTGGGCGTGAACTAGGGGAATG GGGTCTTGATAATTACTTGAGCGTGAAGCAGGTAACTCGGTATGTGTCAGATGAACCATGGGGATGGTACCAGTCCCCTTCAAAGCTGTGA
- the LOC120016764 gene encoding protein JINGUBANG-like, translating to MGAEGESNMLPILFTHQTITEYSKVHEIPYFAKPILIFSINLIHSTLFPPSPYHKTMHFYQTSVPNCDSESQCSNYLHSQPSLPSVPSLTSQPQLQHCSNAYCSTTLKGHNSYISSLTLAGKFLYSGSSDNDIRLWNRNPSSYEPDDDDDDEKESLNDNVVAVGKGAVKSLVVLGDKLFSAHQDHKIRVWKINDQEKDCQKYTRLATLPTLNDRAMRLLVPKNHVQIRRNKKCTWVHHVDTVSALALSSDETLLYSVSWDRTIKIWRTTDFKCLESISNAHDDAINTLALSKDGDVYTGSADEKIKVWRKNNSAEKSHSLVDTLEKHKSGINALALSTDGSVLYSGACDRSILVWEKEDGGAMTVAGALRGHTESILCLVVVSDLLCSGSADKTIRIWRGVDGNYSGMAILEGHGGPVKCLTAAIHHESPSDTCYVVYSGSLDCDIKVWKVMVPLL from the coding sequence ATGGGGGCAGAGGGTGAAAGCAATATGCTTCCCATTCTCTTCACCCATCAAACCATTACAGAATACTCAAAAGTTCACGAAATCCCTTATTTTGCCAAACCAATTCTTATATTCTCTATAAATTTGATCCATTCCACACTCTTTCCCCCCTCACCATATCACAAAACAATGCATTTCTACCAAACTTCTGTTCCAAACTGTGATTCTGAATCACAATGCTCTAATTATCTTCATTCGCAGCCAAGCCTTCCTTCTGTTCCTTCACTAACTTCACAACCCCAACTACAACACTGCAGCAATGCCTACTGTTCTACCACTCTCAAAGGTCACAACAGCTACATATCCTCTCTCACGCTTGCCGGAAAATTCCTCTACAGCGGCTCCTCTGACAACGATATCCGGTTGTGGAACCGGAACCCTTCAAGTTATGAaccagatgatgatgatgatgatgagaaagaAAGTTTAAACGACAACGTTGTCGCAGTAGGAAAGGGTGCTGTGAAGTCACTAGTTGTATTGGGAGATAAGCTTTTTAGTGCTCATCAAGATCACAAAATCCGGGTATGGAAGatcaatgatcaagaaaaagatTGCCAAAAATATACCCGTTTAGCAACGTTACCGACGCTAAACGACCGCGCCATGAGACTACTGGTACCGAAGAATCATGTTCAGATAAGAAGGAACAAGAAATGTACATGGGTTCACCATGTTGACACTGTCTCTGCACTTGCCTTGTCCAGTGATGAGACTCTGCTATACTCTGTTTCATGGGACAGGACAATCAAGATATGGAGGACAACCGACTTCAAGTGTCTGGAATCAATATCAAATGCCCACGACGACGCGATAAACACGCTGGCCTTGTCGAAAGACGGAGATGTTTACACAGGATCAGCTGACGAGAAAATAAAGGTGTGGAGGAAGAACAATTCAGCAGAGAAAAGTCACTCTCTTGTTGATACACTTGAGAAACACAAATCTGGGATCAATGCACTGGCATTAAGTACTGATGGGTCAGTATTATACTCCGGTGCGTGTGATCGCTCGATACTAGTTTGGGAGAAGGAAGATGGAGGCGCTATGACCGTGGCAGGTGCGCTCCGGGGGCATACAGAGTCCatattgtgtttggtggttGTTTCTGACCTTCTCTGCAGTGGCTCTGCAGATAAAACTATCAGAATCTGGAGAGGTGTTGATGGAAACTACTCAGGTATGGCAATTTTAGAAGGTCATGGAGGGCCTGTCAAGTGCTTAACAGCGGCAATTCACCATGAAAGTCCATCTGATACTTGTTATGTTGTTTACAGTGGTAGCTTGGACTGTGATATCAAGGTATGGAAGGTTATGGTTCCTCTCCTTTAG
- the LOC120017284 gene encoding U-box domain-containing protein 38-like gives MGGNGRHRWKISFHRRSSSSSTPPKPDQDKPPTEYLCPISGSLMADPVVVSSGQTFERVSVQVCRDLGFLPVLEGGSRPDFTTVIPNLAIKTSIGRWCDSHGIEYPRPPEYGSAEKIVRASVPSSSPDLSNPQIRVSERELLAGVADNPQVLFSHAATELAHRVNHFYSSSSEESVIVTATSPPTPLPLTTRPACYSSPSSSEISELENANNSFSSLSPEEEEIVARLKSPEVHEQEPAAISLRKITRTNEESRVSLCNPRLLSSLRSLIVSRYCVVQTNALASLVNLSLEKPNKVKIVRAGFVPLLIDVLKGGSSEAQEHAAGALFSLALEDDNKMAIGVLGALQPLMHSLRSDSEPTRQDSALALYHLTLIQSNRVKLVKLGGVSSLLSMVNSGDLGSRILLILCNVASCTEGRSVMLDSNAVAILVGILRDGKAEMEAIKENCVAALFALSQGSFRFKGLAKDAGAVEVLREIEDRGSERAREKAKRILQMMKGRGDGEEENKKGLDWEEIMESGLVNRTRQLRIGGGNMNGPNSTNF, from the coding sequence ATGGGCGGCAATGGCAGGCACAGATGGAAAATCTCTTTCCACCGccgctcttcttcttcttctactccACCCAAACCCGACCAGGATAAGCCCCCTACAGAGTACCTTTGTCCAATTTCTGGTTCTCTGATGGCCGACCCCGTCGTTGTTTCTTCAGGTCAAACCTTCGAGAGAGTCTCTGTACAAGTCTGTAGGGATTTGGGGTTTTTACCCGTTCTTGAGGGCGGGTCCCGACCCGATTTCACTACTGTCATCCCCAATTTGGCTATCAAAACTAGCATCGGTCGGTGGTGCGACAGTCACGGTATCGAGTACCCGCGCCCACCTGAGTATGGCTCCGCGGAGAAGATTGTTCGGGCTTCTGTGCCTTCTTCGTCTCCCGATTTGTCAAATCCTCAGATTAGGGTTTCGGAGAGGGAGTTACTTGCCGGCGTGGCAGATAATCCCCAGGTTTTGTTCTCGCACGCGGCGACTGAGTTGGCTCACCGGGTCAATCATTTCTATTCCAGTTCTTCAGAGGAGTCGGTAATTGTCACGGCGACGAGTCCGCCCACGCCGTTGCCGCTCACGACTCGCCCCGCGTGCTACTCCTCACCATCTTCGTCTGAAATCTCTGAACTCGAAAACGCCAACAATTCGTTCTCTTCGCTATCGCCTGAAGAAGAGGAAATTGTGGCGAGACTAAAAAGTCCTGAAGTTCACGAACAAGAACCGGCAGCTATTTCGCTAAGAAAGATCACCAGGACTAATGAGGAAAGTAGAGTCTCTCTTTGTAATCCCAGATTACTATCGTCTTTAAGGTCGTTAATCGTGTCAAGGTATTGTGTTGTGCAAACCAACGCTCTGGCATCTCTGGTGAATCTCTCACTGGAAAAACCAAATAAGGTGAAGATTGTACGGGCAGGATTTGTTCCGCTACTGATTGATGTTTTGAAGGGTGGTTCGAGTGAAGCACAAGAGCACGCAGCCGGTGCCCTGTTTAGCTTGGCATTGGAGGATGATAACAAGATGGCGATTGGTGTCCTGGGTGCTTTACAGCCATTGATGCACTCTCTGAGATCGGATAGTGAGCCGACTCGGCAGGATTCAGCTCTTGCTTTGTACCACTTGACTCTGATTCAAAGCAACCGAGTCAAGCTAGTGAAACTGGGGGGTGTGTCGAGCTTGTTAAGCATGGTGAATTCTGGTGATTTGGGCAGTCGGATTCTGCTAATTTTGTGCAATGTGGCTTCTTGCACCGAGGGTAGATCAGTAATGCTGGACTCAAATGCGGTGGCGATATTGGTGGGGATATTGAGAGATGGGAAGGCAGAAATGGAGGCGATTAAGGAGAATTGTGTTGCAGCATTATTTGCTCTGAGTCAGGGGAGCTTCAGGTTCAAGGGATTGGCTAAGGACGCAGGGGCTGTGGAAGTGCTGAGAGAGATTGAAGATAGAGGGAGCGAGCGAGCGAGGGAGAAAGCAAAGAGGATATTACAGATGATGAAGGGGAGAGGAGATGGGGAGGAGGAGAATAAGAAAGGCTTGGACTGGGAGGAGATTATGGAATCAGGTCTTGTGAATCGTACTCGTCAACTGCGAATTGGTGGGGGAAACATGAATGGTCCAAACTCTACAAATTTTTGA